The Luteolibacter sp. Y139 nucleotide sequence ATTCCCGCCACCTTCCTGTTCTCGCTGGGACCGGACAACACGGGGAAAGCCATCACGAGGATCTTCCGGCCGGGTTTTTTCAAGAAGGTGTCACGGACCAGCGTGCTGCAGGCCTACGGGCTGCGGACGCTGCTGAACGGGACGTTTCTGCCCGCCCCGCACATTGGCCAGCGGCATGCCGGCATCCTGCGGGAAGTGCAGCAGCGGGGATTCGAGGTAGGCATCCACTGCTACGACCACTATCGCTGGCAGGATCACTTGTTCCGCTTTTCGCTGGAGGAGACACGCGATCAATTCCGCCGGGCGAGGGGTGAGTTCTTCCGGATCTTTGGCAGCGAGGCCCATTGTGCAGGGGCTCCGGGCTGGCAGGCGAGTGAGGCGAGCAAGCAGGTTTACGACGAGGCCGGCTTACTCTACGCGAGTGATTCCCGCGGCACCTTGCCGTTCTTTCCAAAACTGGGAGACCAGACATTCAGGACCCTGGAGATCCCGACCACCCTGCCTACCTTCGATGAGCTGTTAGGCCGCCCGTCGTTTCCCGACGAGATGATCCCGTCGTATTACATGGGGCTGATGCGGCGGGACCGGCCGAATGTGATGACCATCCATGCGGAGATCGAGGGCGGGTTCAAGCTGCCGCTTTTCACCAGCCTGATTCGGTCTGCTCTCGACCTCGGCTGCTCGTTTGTTCCGATGGAAGATATTGCCGACGATGTGCTGGAGGGCGGCAAGGGTGCGGAAGTCCATCCCATCCAGATGGGAATGATCGACGGCCGGAGCGGCACGCTCGCCCTGCAAGGCAGCGTGCCCGCCTAGGGGTCAAGTCGGTCTCAAGCCTGAGCGACCCGCTTGCGCGAGGCGTTCTTCTTGATGGAGTGGACCACCAGGCTGAAAACAGCGGCTCCGGCAAGCACGGCGGCGCCGATGATCAACCGGACGGTGTCATCTCCGGGCACCCGGTAGCCTTCATACATGAAGAGCAGGCTGACGATCACCATCCAAGTGCAGCAGGTGCTGTAGTCCTTCAAGACCACCTTGCCCCATTGGAAGGTCATCCCATCGGTGGCCCCGCGGAGCCTGGAAAGCCGCGGCCGCCAGCGTGGAACCTCACGGCAGTATTGCTCGAATTCCTCGCCGAACTTGTTCCGCAGGAAGCGCTCTTCGGTGAGCACGATCGCCTGGTAGGAGACCAGCGTGAACAGGCCCGCTATCAGGTAAACCATCGGGTGATTGTGGACCACCAGGATGCCGGCGGCTGCCAGCAGGTTGCCGACGTAGAGCGGATTGCGCGTCACGCCGAAGATCCCCTTGGTCACCAGGGTATCGGCGTAGACCTTCTTGTTCAGGCCACCGCGTTTGATGTAGGCGAAGCCGATCACTGCACCGCGAATGACCTGGCCCAGGACACAGAGGCCCACGCCGAGAAGGTCAAGCGGCAGATCGCTTCGCAACGTGCCGCCATAAAGAACCGGCGGGAAGATCACGAACAGAATCGCCAAGAACACCGGGAAAACGGTGTTGCGATGTTTGAAAAGGAAGCTGCCCCAGAGGTAGACGAGGTTCATGAGAGGGCCGTGATTATTTCAGGGCGATGACGCCGGTAAAGTTATACCAGCGGAAGAATTCCTCCACGCAGTGGAAGCCGCTTTGCTTGAGAAGCGTCTCGTTTTCTTCCGGGCGGTAGGGGATGAGGACGTTTTCCAAGGCCTCGCGCTTCTGGGAGATCTCGATGTCCGAGT carries:
- a CDS encoding polysaccharide deacetylase family protein, with protein sequence MNANPVLALKVDVDTERGTREGVPALVKLLEEFGIPATFLFSLGPDNTGKAITRIFRPGFFKKVSRTSVLQAYGLRTLLNGTFLPAPHIGQRHAGILREVQQRGFEVGIHCYDHYRWQDHLFRFSLEETRDQFRRARGEFFRIFGSEAHCAGAPGWQASEASKQVYDEAGLLYASDSRGTLPFFPKLGDQTFRTLEIPTTLPTFDELLGRPSFPDEMIPSYYMGLMRRDRPNVMTIHAEIEGGFKLPLFTSLIRSALDLGCSFVPMEDIADDVLEGGKGAEVHPIQMGMIDGRSGTLALQGSVPA
- a CDS encoding methyltransferase family protein, whose amino-acid sequence is MNLVYLWGSFLFKHRNTVFPVFLAILFVIFPPVLYGGTLRSDLPLDLLGVGLCVLGQVIRGAVIGFAYIKRGGLNKKVYADTLVTKGIFGVTRNPLYVGNLLAAAGILVVHNHPMVYLIAGLFTLVSYQAIVLTEERFLRNKFGEEFEQYCREVPRWRPRLSRLRGATDGMTFQWGKVVLKDYSTCCTWMVIVSLLFMYEGYRVPGDDTVRLIIGAAVLAGAAVFSLVVHSIKKNASRKRVAQA